In one Cloacibacillus porcorum genomic region, the following are encoded:
- a CDS encoding biotin-dependent carboxyltransferase family protein — translation MELTIKKAGMLTSVQDIGRWGYQSSGVPVAGAMDLPALKLGNAMLGNPEGAAALEVTLLGPEIEVKGGGAAVFSGADLGFSVNGRAVGSWRAVVLQDGDIITFTGPKGAGCRGCLCFAGGVDVPVVMNSRTTYMRAKIGGLDGRALKSGDVIKVGEPAPLWRRLEGFRLPAELNPAVTAEEPLAIITGLQQDAFTEEGRKLLFASEYLITAESDRMGCRLEGPKIEHSDKGADIVSDGIPLGAVQIPGHGMPIIMLADRQTTGGYTKIGVLTPLSVEALVQKMPGMKVRFREAGLSEGEAEQRKIAEAVKRVNTLRLSYVSRSQQVSSPPLSGRFKITLNGKTYEITCEEI, via the coding sequence ATGGAACTGACGATTAAAAAGGCGGGGATGCTCACCTCCGTGCAGGATATTGGCCGCTGGGGATACCAGTCGAGCGGTGTTCCTGTCGCGGGGGCGATGGACCTGCCGGCGCTCAAACTCGGCAACGCTATGCTTGGCAACCCGGAGGGGGCGGCGGCGCTGGAGGTTACGCTGCTCGGGCCGGAGATAGAGGTAAAGGGAGGCGGAGCGGCGGTATTCTCTGGAGCCGACCTTGGCTTCTCTGTCAACGGCAGGGCCGTTGGCTCCTGGAGGGCCGTAGTGCTGCAGGACGGCGACATCATTACCTTTACCGGACCTAAAGGCGCTGGCTGCCGCGGCTGCCTCTGCTTTGCGGGGGGCGTCGACGTCCCTGTCGTGATGAACAGCCGTACGACATACATGCGCGCGAAGATAGGCGGCCTGGACGGCCGGGCTCTTAAGAGCGGCGACGTGATAAAGGTAGGTGAGCCCGCTCCCCTCTGGAGACGCCTCGAAGGGTTCCGTCTTCCGGCGGAGCTGAACCCCGCAGTCACGGCGGAAGAGCCGCTGGCGATAATTACCGGACTGCAGCAAGACGCCTTCACGGAAGAGGGACGTAAGCTGCTCTTTGCTTCGGAATATCTCATCACCGCCGAATCCGACAGGATGGGCTGCCGCCTCGAGGGGCCGAAGATAGAGCATTCGGATAAGGGTGCGGATATAGTCTCCGACGGGATACCGCTCGGCGCGGTGCAGATCCCCGGACATGGAATGCCGATCATAATGCTTGCCGACCGCCAGACTACGGGAGGCTACACAAAAATCGGCGTCCTCACGCCGCTTTCCGTCGAGGCGCTTGTTCAAAAGATGCCTGGCATGAAGGTCAGATTCCGCGAGGCAGGGCTCTCCGAGGGAGAGGCGGAACAGCGGAAGATAGCCGAGGCTGTGAAACGCGTGAACACGCTGCGCCTGTCATATGTTTCGCGGAGTCAGCAGGTATCATCGCCGCCGCTTTCGGGACGTTTTAAAATCACGCTCAACGGAAAAACATACGAGATCACCTGTGAAGAGATATAA
- the pxpB gene encoding 5-oxoprolinase subunit PxpB, with protein MSVAVYIDEPKYLNAGESCVVIEFADEIDRGANDAVMNLKKYLLTQKNVPVVECLPTYRSLAVYFDPNMTSAVAVIKEAQAAPKLGGEASGAPHTEIAIPVCYGGEYGPDIANVAEHAGISEEEVVKRHSAKACHCYMIGFMPGFAYLGGMDESIATPRLTNPRTVIKGGSVGIAGKQTGIYPIDSPGGWQLIGRTPLRLFTPEASRPTLIEAGYEVRFVPVTEEEYKKIEAEVAVGAYVPVITEAV; from the coding sequence ATGTCGGTGGCAGTATATATTGATGAACCAAAATATTTGAACGCCGGTGAATCCTGCGTCGTGATTGAGTTTGCCGACGAGATAGACCGCGGGGCGAACGACGCGGTGATGAATCTTAAAAAATATCTTCTCACACAGAAAAATGTGCCGGTGGTGGAGTGCCTTCCCACCTACAGATCGCTGGCGGTCTATTTCGACCCTAATATGACCAGCGCCGTCGCCGTGATAAAAGAGGCTCAGGCCGCACCTAAGCTGGGCGGTGAAGCGTCCGGCGCGCCGCACACGGAGATCGCGATACCGGTATGTTACGGCGGAGAATATGGGCCGGATATCGCTAATGTCGCGGAACACGCGGGGATATCCGAGGAGGAGGTTGTCAAGCGCCACAGCGCGAAGGCCTGCCATTGCTATATGATCGGCTTCATGCCGGGTTTTGCCTATCTTGGTGGCATGGACGAGAGCATCGCGACGCCGCGCCTCACCAATCCGCGCACCGTCATCAAGGGCGGCAGCGTCGGTATAGCGGGAAAGCAGACGGGTATATATCCGATAGACAGCCCCGGCGGCTGGCAGCTCATCGGGCGTACGCCGCTGCGCCTCTTTACGCCTGAGGCCTCGCGCCCGACGCTGATCGAGGCCGGGTATGAGGTACGCTTCGTTCCCGTCACGGAAGAAGAATACAAAAAAATCGAAGCCGAAGTGGCTGTGGGTGCCTATGTGCCCGTCATAACGGAGGCGGTATAG
- a CDS encoding NRAMP family divalent metal transporter has product MAEKKESVASVLIGAAFLMATSAIGPGFLTQTAVFTDKLKAAFAFAIVVSIIIDIIVQMNIWRILGVSGKRAQDVANEVFPGLGYFLAILVAIGGLVFNIGNVGGAAMGLNVICGLALAPGAVISALVAIALFLNKEAGKAMDMFTKVLGIIMLCMVAFMVVKTMPPVGLALKETVMPSKIDWLTILTLVGGTVGGYITFAGAHRIIDADIVGVGNLEKISRGSVTAVCITGVMRYLLFLAILGVVVTGVALDPKNPPASAFLIGAGQIGYRIFGVILWCAAVTSVVGASYTSISFLRTLFSQIEAKHRYWIIGFICVSTAIFTTMGNPVTLLVFAGSLNGLILPVSLGAVLLAAYNKKIIGEGYRHPMVLTVLGWIMVVFTAWMGFKSLTGIMKLFG; this is encoded by the coding sequence ATGGCGGAGAAAAAAGAATCTGTAGCAAGCGTGCTTATCGGCGCGGCCTTCCTGATGGCCACTTCTGCGATAGGACCGGGGTTCCTCACACAAACGGCGGTTTTTACCGACAAACTGAAGGCGGCCTTTGCCTTCGCGATCGTCGTTTCCATCATAATCGACATCATCGTGCAGATGAACATCTGGCGTATTCTCGGAGTATCAGGAAAGCGCGCGCAGGATGTGGCGAACGAAGTATTCCCTGGTCTGGGATACTTCTTGGCGATCCTCGTCGCTATCGGCGGCCTGGTATTTAACATCGGAAATGTCGGCGGCGCGGCGATGGGACTCAACGTCATCTGCGGCCTGGCTCTAGCGCCCGGCGCGGTGATAAGCGCCCTGGTCGCCATCGCGCTCTTCCTCAATAAGGAGGCCGGCAAGGCGATGGACATGTTTACGAAGGTACTTGGTATAATCATGCTCTGCATGGTCGCCTTCATGGTCGTCAAGACGATGCCTCCGGTAGGGCTGGCGCTCAAAGAGACCGTGATGCCCTCAAAGATAGACTGGCTTACGATCCTCACGCTGGTCGGCGGAACGGTGGGCGGCTACATTACCTTCGCTGGTGCGCATCGTATCATTGACGCCGACATCGTCGGCGTAGGCAACCTGGAAAAGATATCCCGCGGCTCCGTGACGGCGGTCTGCATCACCGGCGTGATGCGTTACCTGCTCTTCCTCGCCATCCTCGGCGTGGTTGTGACCGGCGTGGCGCTGGACCCGAAGAACCCGCCCGCATCGGCCTTCCTCATCGGCGCGGGACAGATAGGCTACCGTATCTTCGGCGTCATCCTCTGGTGCGCGGCAGTCACCTCGGTAGTCGGCGCCTCCTACACCTCGATCTCCTTCCTGCGCACGTTATTCAGTCAGATCGAGGCGAAGCACCGCTACTGGATAATCGGTTTCATCTGCGTATCAACGGCTATCTTCACGACGATGGGCAACCCGGTGACGCTGCTTGTATTCGCAGGCTCGCTGAACGGACTCATCCTTCCCGTTTCGCTGGGCGCGGTGCTGCTGGCGGCCTACAATAAAAAGATCATCGGCGAGGGTTACCGCCACCCGATGGTCCTCACAGTGCTGGGCTGGATAATGGTCGTCTTCACGGCCTGGATGGGCTTCAAGTCCCTTACGGGAATAATGAAACTTTTCGGCTAA
- a CDS encoding TolB family protein has protein sequence MKKFTILLPALVLILFTANPSAAEKIAFSRVSGGDFYIYTADSATGKTTRLCKGYDPEISPDGGTVAYTQYDKTGGRFIAFCDIASRKSRVIKEVPGKNSYGPRWSSNGRRLLYNIFIDQSRWLPALYDLDTRKNMTIGRDTAKTDLFGPFWSSDSAFVYAFDFENIYKFSETDGRLMENIPMNRLLPSDNILISSATGISVSPDGTMWLFAAEVGGEKCALCAAAGNPAEAKGAAFIYRLTTKKTERLAVGGLCVSDAAWLGADEIIFSAHAPSEKSRAKSANIYDIYRMKLNGEKPRKIIAEGNTVSAAK, from the coding sequence ATGAAAAAATTTACCATACTCTTGCCGGCACTAGTATTAATACTTTTTACCGCCAACCCCAGCGCGGCGGAAAAGATCGCCTTTTCACGCGTCAGCGGCGGTGATTTTTACATTTACACCGCCGATAGCGCGACGGGAAAGACAACGCGGCTGTGCAAAGGCTACGACCCGGAGATATCGCCCGACGGCGGCACGGTCGCCTATACGCAGTATGATAAAACAGGCGGCCGCTTTATAGCGTTCTGTGATATAGCCTCAAGAAAATCACGGGTGATAAAGGAAGTACCGGGGAAAAACAGTTACGGCCCCCGCTGGTCCTCGAACGGAAGGCGTCTGCTGTATAACATCTTCATCGATCAGAGCAGATGGCTCCCCGCTCTTTATGACCTCGATACAAGGAAGAACATGACGATTGGCAGGGATACGGCAAAAACAGACCTCTTCGGCCCCTTCTGGTCCTCAGACTCCGCCTTCGTATATGCTTTTGACTTCGAAAACATCTATAAATTTTCGGAGACGGATGGCAGGCTTATGGAGAATATCCCCATGAACAGACTGCTGCCCTCCGATAATATCCTCATCAGCAGCGCCACCGGGATATCCGTATCGCCGGACGGCACCATGTGGCTCTTCGCAGCGGAGGTCGGCGGCGAAAAATGCGCGCTCTGCGCGGCGGCTGGAAACCCGGCTGAGGCCAAAGGCGCGGCGTTTATCTACCGTCTGACTACGAAAAAAACGGAACGCCTCGCCGTGGGCGGCCTCTGCGTAAGCGACGCCGCCTGGCTCGGCGCGGACGAGATAATCTTTTCCGCGCACGCCCCGTCGGAAAAATCACGCGCCAAGTCAGCTAACATTTACGACATCTATAGGATGAAACTTAACGGAGAAAAACCGCGTAAAATAATCGCAGAGGGGAACACGGTCAGCGCCGCGAAATAA